Genomic DNA from Hordeum vulgare subsp. vulgare chromosome 2H, MorexV3_pseudomolecules_assembly, whole genome shotgun sequence:
tttccaacaagatgcatctgaagaaaaaaaatattcaTGCATAGATTATGTGAGGTAGGTAATGTATTAAATCATATTTCAGAATTTAAAGAGATCATATCCGATCTAGCTGCTATGGATGTTAAGTATGACAAGGAAGATACTGCTTAAATGTTACTttgttcacttccaagttcttatACCAATTTTCGAGATACCATATTATATAGTCGTGATACTCTCACTCTTAATGAAGTTTACGAAGCTTTGAACTATAAGGAGAAGATAAAATTAAAGGTGCCTCGTGATGATTCAAGTTCATCCCAAACGGAGGCATTATCTGTTCGTGACAGGACAAATGAGAAGAATTCACATAATGGAAACAGTGGCAAAAGTAAGAACGTCCACAAGGGTCGATGGCAATCCAGAGACAAGACACAAACTTATAGATATTGCAAGAGAAACAGGTATGACATCTCAGAATGTTTCAAGTTGTGGAACAAGGAAAAAAAGAATGGCACATACAAACCGAAAGGTAACAAACAAGGTGAAAATTCTGCTAATGTGGCTCgtgatgatagttctgatgatGCTCCTGTTGTTATTGCTGGATGTGCTAAGACCAATGATGAGTGGGTACTTGACACTGCATGTACTTTTCATATGTGCCCGCTTAGAGATTGGGTTACTACTTTTTGATTCTACTACTACTGCTTGTTCCGTTTTGAGTTTTGATAATTCACCATGCAAGATTGAAGGGATAGGTACCATTcaaatcaagatgtttgatggcACAAGCAGAGCTTTGACAGATGTTCGGTAAATTCCGAAAATGAAGAGAAATCTTATCTCTGTAAGTGCCCATGATGCAAAGGGCTACAAGTATTCAGGTGGAGATAGCGTTTTGAAGGTTATCAAAGGTTCTTTTATTACGATGACACGCGACTTAAGTTCGACCAATGGTCTTTATTACCTTCGAGGTTCTATCATTTCATGTAATGCTACTCTAGTTATTTCAAAGAATTTGGATTGTGATGCTGCTAACCTTTGCCATATGCGCCTTGGACATATGAGTGAACTTGGTTTGGCAGAGTTAAATAAGAGAGGTCTTCTTAAAGGATATGAAACTAGTAAAATAAAACTTTGTGAGCATTGTATCTTCAGCAAGCATAAGAGGGTGAAGTTCAATACTTCGACTCATACAACTGAAGGTATTCTTCATTATGTGCATTCTGATTTATGGGGGCCATCTTGCAAAAAGTCACTAGGTGGTGCTAGTTACATGTTgactattattgatgattattcgagaaaGGTTTGGCCTTATTTCTTGAAGCATAATGGCAAGCATTCTCAACTTTTAAGGAGTGGAAGATTATGATTGAGAGGCAAACTGAAAACAAGGTAAAAATACTTCGCACTGATAATGGTATGGAATTATGTTCTAAGAAATTCGGGAATTATTGCAAGTCTGAAGGCATCGTCAGACACTACACCGttgcttatactcctcaacaaaagggTGTTGCTCAGCGTATGAACATGACCATTAATTCCAGAGgccgttgcatgttgtccaatgCAGGTTTGCATAGGCATTTTTGGGCCAAGGCCGCTTCCAATGCTTGTTATCTCATCAACCGTTCACCATCTATTGCTCTTAATAAGAAAACTCCAATTCAGATATGGTCTAGTTCACGTGCTGATTATTCACAGTTGAGAGTTTTTGGTTGCACTCCTTATGCTCATGTGGATAATGGAAAGTTGGAGCCTATGGCTGTTAAGTGCATTTTTCTTGGTTACAAACCTGATGTTACAGGTTTTAAATTGTGGATTCCTGAAACACAGAAGATTTATTAGTACAAATGTTACCTTTAATGGATCTGCTATGTTACATAATGTTCCATCTACTAATGTTCCTGTTGAGAGTGAACAACAGTCTACTATTCAACATCCTATTGTTCAGGTGGAGCATGTTATCGATTCAGGTGATACTTTTGATAAGGAAAATGTTGATGCACATGAAGAACCCGTCCTTGATGATGAACATGTCACTCCAAATCAGCTTATTGTTCCACCCCAATTGGAATCTCGCACGTGATAGAGTTAGGCGGGGTATTaatgcacctgaaagattaattgaAAGTGCAATATTGTTTCTTTCGCTTTACCTGTTGCagaagaaattgaaggtaatgtTGAGCCTTCTTCATATTCCAAGGCTATTATTTCTGATGGTGGTAATAAGTGGATGACCACTATGCATGATGAGATGGAATCACTTGAAAAGAATGGCAGTTGGGATTTAGTAAGATTACCTAGGGAGAAGAAACCTATTCGTTGCAAGTGGGTTTCAAAAGAAAGGAAGGTGTTTTTCCTAATGATGAGgcaagatataaagcaaggttaGTTGCTAAAGGTTATAGACAAATTCTAGGTATTGACTATGACAAAGTATTTTCTCCTGTTGTGAAGCATAACTCTATTCGCactttacttagtattgttgccatGAATTATTTTGAGCTTGAACAATTAGATGTTAAAGCTGCATTCTTACATGGAGAATTAGAAGTGGATATTTATATGAAACAACATGAAGGTTTTGTtattcctggaaaagaaaagTTTGTCTATAAGCTaaagaaatctctttatggattAAAGCAATCCCCTCAACAGTAGTACAAGAGATTTGGCACCTTCATGCTCTCTCAAAGTTTCaaatggtctaattatgataGCTCTATTTATTTGAAACCTATAACAACAATTGTAATGGTGCTCGTTACTAGTATCTGGCATAGTTACATTCATTTAAAGCCCGTGAAAGGGATCACTAATGAGGCGcgacacactctatataagcctgcCTTGAGCTCCGGGACAAGGGTTCAACACCCTATTGCAATCACCTCCTCCCATAGAAAACACAGAGCCTCCAAGCACGAGACGTATGATttttacctcttcgagaggggCCCAAACTCGCTAAATCCAAGTGACACACTTGCGTAGTAGCTAGGCTTCGCCCCTCGTTCGTACCTCTAGTACTCATTGTCAAGATCGTTGCCTCAATAGGAGGTCCATAGTGCGGCGGGGCGAGGGACCGGTGGCGTGCAAGAGGATTGTTCAGAGGGGATATCGCGATCGTTGTGTTGGAGGACGAAGACGATGTGCGCGTGCGCCAGCTGGCGAACTCGAGCGGTCATGAAGGTGTGTATCGGGTGGATGTGGACGTATGTATGTGCGGTGGGGGGTCGTTCGACCGAAACTTTAGGTCGGGGCATCGACGCCTAGTACcgcctttttatttgttttctaggATACATTTGTTTTGAACGAATTGTGGTGTACACCTACTCCATTGCATACTTGGACGGAGAAATAAATTAGGACGGAGGAGCCGTGTGAACTAATTGGATGAGGAGTCGTATATGCGAGTGGACGACGAGGTTTTAGAGATTTTTCGGACATTATCCAGCTCGACGGGGATGAGGGTGGGACCTGCTTGCATTATTAGTTTACGGCTACGAGGATGGTGGTGGGGTTGTTCTTGCGTGCGGGCCGTGGGGCGGTTAGCCCGAACATGCGGACGGTTTTATTGTTCACCCGAACATTAAGCGTTCGGGCTGCCCGACCTTCCCATCCGACGAGGCGTTCGACACGGACACCCTACGCACCGCACACTCGATAGATATCaacctctttttttctttgggtcgcgATAACGCCCACACTTACGATGGAAACAACATCCGTCCACACGCCTATAACACACAGATCGCACCACGTCACCGCATGCATGTTTGTGGGGATCTTTTttgatttttagtttttaaaatgttttatctcttaaatgaaAAATGCGATTGAAGAtccgttttcaccattaaatccatcacgacgagatctttaaaactagatctcatatcaatATGTTTCGACGAATTTTTTTGGTTAAAATTTGCCATGTCTATTGCAcatgaattgccatggtgtttacaCTGTAGTTGCCATAAATGTTTCAGGTATTTTttcttccacctttaaaagtaatTTTTGATGGATTACTAAAGAATTGCCATGATCCATGCATTAAATTTGtcgtggttaattactaaaaattgtcatggtcaattaataaaaattgcCATAAAAAATAGTTAAAAAATATAACGATAAATTTAAATTTAGAAGAAAAATTAGATAGAACATGTCATGACAACTTTAGTGTAAACACTATGGCAATTACAGTGTAACATCATGGCAACTGTTGttaaaaaaaaatcatcgaaacaatatcaacatggaatctagttttgaagatctcgtcgagacAGATTTAACGATGAAAATGGATTTTAATTAAATTtttaattaaaatataaaaaacattttaaagccaaaaaccaaaaaagattcATGTTGATGACATCTATTTTGACATGGCAAAATGAATGATAATAAAGACGTATGGACAAATTGCAAAAAGCCATACATATGGACGTTagcttttgggttttcttttgccTAGCTTCTCGTAAATAGCTGTTATTTTAGAGGAAGAGGAGTTGTAGAAGTTGCTCTAAGCACGACGGGGAAAGTCCTAGTCTTATAAATCCCTTCTTGGTAGaaacattttatttattttgagggACACGGTTTCATTGGATGAGTTGTGATGTACACCTGCTCCATTTCATACGTGGAGGAGGGAATAAATTAGGACGGTGgaggcatgtgccattctcttctCCAACCTTCGGTGCGAAGGAAGCATCCGCACTTGCGGGCGGTTGGCATCCGGAGCATGACGCCAAGTCGTCGCCAAGTAGACGGAGACCCACCACCGTCCTTTACGCGGTTAAGCCCCTATATATAAACCCTATCGCTAATCCCCAACCGTGCCACCCTCTCCCAAAACAAACGGCATAAACCACGGCCTCGGCCCGCTCCGTCTCCGCTCCCCCACTTCCAGTCCActccccttccttccttcccctcctctccAGCCTCCACCCCCTCAAGCGAAGCGAAGGCACCGGATGGCGGCGTCCCCTAcccccggcggcggcggcatcgGGGCCATCCTCGCCGCCGGCGACAGGGACTACCTCGTCCGCAACTCCGGCGAGCAGGTCCGCCCCTTTCCCCTCTCCCCCCCGCACGGTGCCGGTGtgatcccgcgattagtcccttCCTCTCGGCGCGATGCCGGCCGCATCGCGCGCCGTGCGCGCTTGTCTAGCGTTTCTCCTGTTTATTTCGTTTGATTGATTGGTCGATTTAGAGTTCCAGCTGTATTCTTCAACCGCTAGTGCATATAAGAtgaggttggtctctctttttttAAGAAGAAAGATTCTATATTGAACAAAAAGTAGTACTAGAGTGGACAATTCGGCCTGATCGATGTCGATTTATTATCAGATATATCTTGTGCTTATATTGGTGGTGTCTGATTGGCTTGAAACAGCTGCACTATGGTCAACTTTCACTGGCCGGTTGTTGCAATTTCTGTTTCTTTTTAACTCGTCTATCTTATTTTTCTATTTCGATCTAGACTCCAAAGTTGACGCACTTTACCTGAAAGTAGTACTCCATCTGTCACAGAACTGTAAGGTGTATTTTGATCTGTTAAGACAACTACTAGGAATCTTTACCAGCAAGGCAACCACTACTAGATTAGTATGTGGTCTATGCGAAACAAAGTTGCAATCATAAGCTAGTAAATTTTAACTGAAATTTAACGACATCAGTTTTGTGTCACATATATCACATATTAGCAAGCTAATTGTTGGCCCAAGTTTTTCCATAACGGTTCAGCATACGCCTTACATTCTGGGATGGAGAGAGTGGCATGTTTTCCTTCTATGGATAGAGATTCGGAGTATATGTAATGGTCTTTGGGGAATAGTTGAGTTCAGTTTTGTCTTGTGTTGTGATTGATAGTTAGCAATTTGGTTACCATAACCCCGATTTGAAAAAGGAGGTCGATTATGATATTTCATAGGAAGTACATTAAATTCATCACAAAAGTGATGCAAAGTGGTCAGGTTGTAGGCGAGGAGTTACATGGTGGACCCTCAGTTTCGTTATCATTAGGCAGTGTGCATCATATTCTATAAATTTGTCTAAACAAAAGCAAAGGAAGACAGCTGCATGATATGAAAACATGTGTAACTAACTTGTTCTCATGGATCAGACAGTAGTTGCTGAACCTGAACTGCTCTGCAACTGTTCCTTTTGTCATCTTTCAGGTGAAGATCAGCGGCATTGAGGGAGACACTGTGGCTCTGTATTTCTCGGCCTCATGGTGCCCGCCATGCCGGCGGTTTACGCCAAAGCTTATTGAAGCATACAAAGAACTTACCTCACTTGGCAAGAGCTTTGAGGTGGTCTTTGTTTCAGGTGACCAAGATGAGGAAGCATTCAATGCCTATTTTGCAAAGATGCCGTGGTTGGCAGTTCCTTTCTCTGACTCTGAAGGACGTAAAAACCTTGATGAGCGGTTTGAGGTCAACGGTATTCCACACCTTGTTTTCCTTGATGCAAAAACTGGTGAAGTTCTTACTGATGAAGGAGTTGAGTTTGTAAGTGAATATGGTATAGAAGCTTATCCTTTTACAACTGAGAGGATCAATGAATTGAAGGAACAAGAAAAGGCAGCTAAGGATAATCAAACTATTCATAGTGTGCTTGGTACAGCAAATCGTGCCTACGTAATTTCAAACACGGGGAAGGAGGTAACTGACCAACCACAGTCCTTTTATTGTCTATTGACGCTTTTACAGATCTAGACATTCTTATGATCTAATTTGTGATGTTACTTGTACCCAGGTACCCATCGTTGATCTTGAGGGGAAGTATGTTGGTATATGCTTTGTAGTGAACGGCTATCCTCTAGTTGAGGAATTTACCTCAGTGCTTGCCAAGATATATGCGAAACTCAAAGAAGTGGGGGAGAAGTTTGAAGTTGTAGCTGTATCCTTGGACAGTGACGAGGAGTCATTCAATACGAGTTTTTCAAGCATGCCTTGGCTCGCCATTCCTCAGGGCGACAAGATGTGTCAGAAGCTTGTCAGTTACTTTGAGCTTAGTGATCTTCCTACACTAGTGCTGATTGGTCCTGATGGTAAGACACTGAGCAGCAATATTGCGGGCATAATTGATGAGCATGGTTTGGATGCATGGGAGGGGTTTCCCTTCAGTGCAGAGAAGCTGGAAATTCTAGCTGAGAAGGCAAAGGCTAAAGCAGCGTCACAGACATTGGAGTCCCTTTTGGTTACTGGTGATTTAGACTTTGTCATCGGGAAAGATGGAGCAAAGGTATGTCTTATATATGCTTGATTCCATAGATTAAAGGCTATTTTTGTTGGCAAGAATAGATCAGACCTATTTCTGTTTGAAATATCTTACAATATGGCATCGGAGTAAATTAACCATGTTGATCTGAATGTTGACCTTCGCGCACAATTTTAAAGACTAGAATATCCAATTTTTTGTTAGTTGGATTCGTGATAAACGGTCTCACATCTGTACTTGTCTAGCCATTTATTTATGTTGCAGTTTGTATTAGGTAGACATTTAGACCCTCCATATATGTTGAATTCGTGATCAACATTCTCATCTCTCTACTTGCCTGGACATCTTATTTATGTCAGGAGCTCTATACGGTGGAGATTTAGACCAACCATATCATGCTCCCTAAGAGCTTACATTTTCTAACTAGCACTACAAAATTGAATGCATATTTGCTGCAACTACTTGCTGCACCTCTAGTTTGTTCCATCTCAATCTGTCCAAAAAAGTTGAAAAATAATTGTAGATGTTCTTTAGATTAAAAGAAACAAATCATACATATAGCGTCCAGATTTCTGAGCCATGCGAAAAGGACAGATTTGAAGGACCAGTGTAGGAACGGATGCACAAATTAGAATGGACAAATTATTTTGCTAGGGTCCAGGAACAAAGGAAATAGAGAGCCATTTATCAGGTAGCCTAAATATATACAGTATGATACTATACTGATATATCACTACTATTCTTAAATCATTGACAATGAGCATATGGTAGTAATTTCAGAATGAGCATATGGTTGAGGTGTTCTACACTTCTGAAAGATTGTGATAAGTACGAGAAGACTGAAATATGCGCTGTAATGTGTTGTGCCAGGTTCCTGTAGCAGAACTTGTTGGGAAGACTGTCCTCCTCTACTTTTCAGCTAAATGGTGTGGGCCATGCAGAGCCTTCCTGCCTACACTTGTGGATGTctacaacaagattaaggagaagAACAGCGATTTTGAGATCGTCTTCATCTCCAGCGACAAGGACCAGAGCTCATTCGATGACTTCTTCTCTGGCATGCCATGGCTCGCCATCCCCTTGGAGGACGAAAGGAAGGCGGACCTGAAAAAGAGGTTCAAGATCCGTGGAATCCCTTCTCTCGTCGCCATTGGTCCCGATGGGAAGACGGTCAACACGGACGCAAAGACTTCGCTGGCGGTCCATGGCGCCGACGCGTTTCCGTTCACCGATGAGAGGATCGAGGAGCTGGAGAAGAAGATCGACGAGATGGCAAAGGGGTGGCCTGAGAAGCTGAAGCACGAGCTCCACGAGCACGAGCTCGTGCTGGTGCGCCGCCGCAGGCCGTACGGCTGCGACGGATGCGAGGAGATGGGCAACTCCTGGTCCTACAACTGCGCGGAGTGTGACTTCGATCTGCACACCAAGTGCGCGCTGGGTGAGGAGAAGAAGGGAGAGGAGGTGAAGGGGCAGGAGGATGCTGCTGCCCCAGCTGGGTACGTGTGCGAGGGAGACGTCTGCAGGAAGGCATAGGATAGGGTTGTGTGTGTGTATTCCTTGCCAGCTGAAGCGTGTCTGAATCATGTGCTGTGTAGTGTGATGATAAATAAATCTGTGCATCCGATGGTTTGTCTTGGGAGGTATTTGTCCTGGTGACATTTATGTGCAAAATTGTCCAGTATATGGTTTCAGATAGTTCCTGTTTTTGGCATTTGCGCCTTTTATCTTTGTGTTTGGTTTCTGTCAGTTCACCCTCCAAGACCAAGCAGAGATGAATGCCCCAGTTAACCCCGCTCCCATTCCTTCACCCGTCCACTGTTCTCTGATGATATTCTAGAAATTTCAGAAGCTGTTTGAAAAGTATAGAGAAGAAGGCTTCCAAAATTTGTGGATGAGCATTTTAGAAATTAGAACTTTCAAATTCTCATCTAAAAACACCATGAAATTTCAGAAAACAGAGGCATTGAAAGGTGAACCAAATTATGCCATGGCTACCCGGATGGCCCCCATATGAACAACCTTGTCTCAAACGCCCAGAGCGCCTTTTTGACAACTTCATGTATATCAGAAACTTGGTGAGAAAATTGCATCAAAAAATTAACCCGACCCTTCTATTCAAGCTTGATATCAAGAAGGCGTTTGACTCTGTCCGCTGGGACTTTCTCATGGATCTTCTTCAACATCTTAGCTTCTCGGTCAGATTCCGGGATTGGGTTGCGGCAGTGTTGTCCACCACTACCTCGAGAGTGTTGATCAGTGGGGTGTTGAGAGACCCACTAAAGCATGGTTGTGGCCTTTGACAGGGCGAACCGCTATTCCCACTGTTCGTCCTCGCTATTGATCCACTCCACCATCTCCTTGGCAAGGCCACTGCCCAAGGCCACCTCCATCCTCTGTGTGGTATAGCTCTAACCGTTAGAGCTTGGCTCTACGCCGACAGGGCAACCCGCTATTCCCACTTTTCGTCCTCGCTATTGATCCACTCCACCATCTCCTTGGCAAGGCCACCTCCATCCTCTGTGTGGTATAGCTCTAACCGTTAGAGCTTCGCTCTACGCCGACGATGCTGTCATCTTTGTCAAACCAGAGGATGTACAATTATTGGCCGCCACCCTGGCTTCATTTGGAGAAGTAACCGGTCTTGTCAACAATTGTGCCAAAAGTCTTGTTGCCCCTATTCGATGTGATGGTATCGACCTGGACAATGTTCTTCAGGCTTTTCCGGCGGTTCGTTCATCTTTTCCGACGCGTTATCTCGGCCGTCCTCTGTCTGTTAAGTGTCTCAAGAGAATCCATTTCTAGCATCTTGAAGATAAGATCGCGGGCAAGCTTCCACCTTGACAAGGAAGACATGTGGTTGTCGCAGGTCGTACGGTTCTTGTCAAGGCTGTCCTAACGGCCATCACAATATGTCATCTCACTCTCCTGGACATCCCCGCCGAGGTCCTTCAGAAAATTGATAGCATCCGTCGAGCATATCTTTGGACGGGCACAAACAAGATTTTCGGAGGGAAATGCAAGGTAAACCGGGGACCTCGTTTGCAAACCAAAGAACAAGGGTGGCTTGGGTGTGCTTAATCTGAACAAATTTGCTTAGGCCTTGAGACTTCGCTTGTTATGGTATGAGTGGAAGGATAAGAGCAAGCCATGGATTGGCATGGAAGTGTCGTGCACGAAAGACGACCGCCATTTCTTTGCGGCAGCCACCACGATCACTATGGGAAATGGAAGGACAACGACATTCCGGAATTCATCTTGGCTACAAGGATTGCACCATCGCCACATCGCTCATGGTCTCTACGAGCTCTGTCGCAAGAAAAACTCCTTGGTTCAACAAGCTATGACCAACAACCAGTGGATTGCAAATATTGACAACTCAAATGGCCTTTCCCTTGAACACATCCAACAATTTGCTAACCTTTGGGACAAACTAATAACTGTGGCCCTTGATGACGACGTTGAAGATTCGATCATACGGAAGTTCATCAAAGATAGGATATACTCTGCATCCTCGGCTTAGAAGGCACAATTTGAAGGCCTCATCACTCATACCTTGTCCATTCAGTGTGGACGATGTGGGCACCCCCTCGGTGCAAGTTTTTTTTGCTTGGCTTGTTCTTCAAGATAGAATTTGGAATTCGGACCTCTTGAGCCGTCGTGGATGGCCTAATTGCGGTCTATGCCCTCTTTGCAAGCAAACCCAAGAAAATCGCGGCTCATCCGCTCTTCGAGTGTCGCTACACTATGTGCATTTGGAATGACGTCCTCCCATGGCTCGACATGCATCACATCGCCACGTTTACTTGGGTGACGAGGGATTCGGTAACAGAGTGGTGGAATGGTAACCTTCAGATCCGGCTCGGCTGGCCCAAGGCGCTTGCCGCCCTCATGATGCTCATCTCTTGGGAGGTTCGGTCAAAACACAATGTTAGGGTCTTCCGCAACTCGGCGGCCCctttcatggtcatcatcaacaaaatcaaacagaaagtgtcattttgagctttgactgGCATGAAACATTTAGATGTTGTAATGCCTTGAGGATAGTCTTTTTATTTGCCGCCTTGCGGCTTATGTCTAAAACATTCTCCCTTAAACAATGAAATGAAAGGCTTTTGCcttgtttaaaaaaaaaatcatgccATGGCTATTTCTCGCCCGTTGTGAGGCATAGTTCCATCTTGCCTTTGGCACGGTCCTACTGAGATGGTTAGTACTGCACCTGCACGCGAGTTTTTTTTgtgtggttttcctttttttttttggtCAGTTTCTATCTTGttttttcatttccttttttcggatttttattattttctttagtTCTCTTAGTTTCATAATATAAGAACAGTTTGAAAAACAATCTTACATtgcggaatggagggagtacaatttTGATACATCTAAAACACTTGTAAAAGCTGGAACCGAATCGATCGAAACGTATAGCTCCGCCCTAGATGGTGTGTCCAGTTTCAGCGCTCTTGGAAGTCGGAAGCAAATCGAAGGCTGTCGTGCTatcctaagagcaagtacaatagtatagtcAGCTGCTGCCTATAAGCTattgtcatgtcatctatagcttatTTTATAGTCAACATGTACAATAATTAATTGTAAATATGTACTACTTTTTTATTATATGACTTAactttcatactcacaaaattTCTATAAACACGtctgcacgtgctagagctggctcttagctaaaAACCCGCTTACCTTCtatctctttctttttttctctaacgaaataaaaatatattggttTATTTCTTATAGTCAGCTGATTTAGCTTTATTGTACTGTACTTGCTCTAATTGTCCACATCACACATGACACAGTCGCACAGTGGACAGCGCCCGCGCGCCCGGGCCTTGTCACGCGGCACGTATTCCCCGGTGAGCTGCCAATCAGTATGGCGCGCGATCGCAGCGCGCCGACTCCCAGCGTGGAATGGATCTGTGGCGCTACGTACCCGTCGGTGGCAGCGGCACCACGGTCCACACTCCACACTCCACAGACAGACCACACGCGCGGGCTTCACTGCCGCGCAGGCCGCAGCCGCGGTCAGCAGGGGCGCCAAAAAGTTTCACCACGTCACGCCACGCTACTCGCGCCCACCTCTCTCAAGCTGCCACAGCCCGTCACGCACGGTGACGGTTCGCGAATGAATGCCGCAAAGCGCAAGGGAGATCGCGTCGGTTCCGTCGTCGTACAAGCAAAGGGAAAGCGGCCTCAGCAGCCCACAGGGTAGGCCCGCCTTCAAGACCGCAAGGCACTCCGCGGATCAAACCATGCTTCTTTTGCCACACTACACAAGACAGGACGTGACGGGGCTTGGGCTGGGCACATGGTGGCTCCCTCCAAAACGTAAcgt
This window encodes:
- the LOC123427791 gene encoding probable nucleoredoxin 1-2; translation: MAASPTPGGGGIGAILAAGDRDYLVRNSGEQVKISGIEGDTVALYFSASWCPPCRRFTPKLIEAYKELTSLGKSFEVVFVSGDQDEEAFNAYFAKMPWLAVPFSDSEGRKNLDERFEVNGIPHLVFLDAKTGEVLTDEGVEFVSEYGIEAYPFTTERINELKEQEKAAKDNQTIHSVLGTANRAYVISNTGKEVPIVDLEGKYVGICFVVNGYPLVEEFTSVLAKIYAKLKEVGEKFEVVAVSLDSDEESFNTSFSSMPWLAIPQGDKMCQKLVSYFELSDLPTLVLIGPDGKTLSSNIAGIIDEHGLDAWEGFPFSAEKLEILAEKAKAKAASQTLESLLVTGDLDFVIGKDGAKVPVAELVGKTVLLYFSAKWCGPCRAFLPTLVDVYNKIKEKNSDFEIVFISSDKDQSSFDDFFSGMPWLAIPLEDERKADLKKRFKIRGIPSLVAIGPDGKTVNTDAKTSLAVHGADAFPFTDERIEELEKKIDEMAKGWPEKLKHELHEHELVLVRRRRPYGCDGCEEMGNSWSYNCAECDFDLHTKCALGEEKKGEEVKGQEDAAAPAGYVCEGDVCRKA